One window from the genome of Vicia villosa cultivar HV-30 ecotype Madison, WI unplaced genomic scaffold, Vvil1.0 ctg.000131F_1_1_1, whole genome shotgun sequence encodes:
- the LOC131624483 gene encoding isoflavone reductase homolog, protein MVKSKVLVVGGTGYIGRRIVKASLEQGHETYVIQRPELGLQIEKLQRLLSFKKQGAHLIEASFSDHKSLVDAIKKVDVVISAISGVHIRSHSIGLQLKLVDAIKEAGNVKRFLPSEFGLDPARMGDALEPGRVTFDDKMAVRKAIEEANIPFTYISANLFAGYFAGSLSQMGSFVPPRDKVHLFGDGKLKAVFLDEYDVATYTIKTIDDPRTLNKTIYLRPQENILSQGELIGIWEKLIGRELEKTYIPPEGFLTTLKGLDYKLQVGIGHFYHIFYEGCLTNFEIGEDGEEASELYPEVNYTRMDEYLKIYV, encoded by the exons atggtaAAGAGCAAGGTTTTAGTAGTGGGAGGAACCGGGTACATAGGAAGAAGAATAGTGAAAGCAAGCTTAGAACAAGGACATGAAACCTATGTGATTCAAAGACCAGAGTTGGGTCTTCAAATTGAGAAGCTTCAAAGGCTTCTCTCATTCAAGAAACAAGGTGCTCATTTGATTGAAGCATCTTTTTCAGATCACAAAAGCTTAGTTGATGCTATCAAGAAGGTTGATGTTGTGATCAGTGCCATCTCTGGTGTTCATATTAGGAGTCATAGTATTGGCTTGCAACTCAAACTTGTTGATGCTATCAAAGAAGCTGGTAATGTTAAG CGGTTCCTGCCTTCGGAATTTGGACTAGATCCAGCAAGAATGGGAGATGCATTGGAGCCAGGAAGAGTAACATTTGATGATAAAATGGCTGTAAGGAAAGCAATAGAAGAAGCAAACATTCCTTTCACTTACATCTCTGCTAACCTCTTTGCTGGATACTTTGCTGGCAGCCTCTCTCAGATGGGGTCATTTGTTCCTCCAAGGGACAAAGTTCATCTCTTTGGAGATGGAAAACTCAAAG CGGTGTTTTTGGATGAATATGATGTTGCAACATATACAATCAAGACAATAGATGATCCTCGAACCTTAAACAAAACAATATACCTTCGACCACAAGAAAACATTCTGTCCCAAGGAGAACTTATTGGAATTTGGGAGAAACTAATTGGAAGGGAACTGGAGAAAACATACATACCTCCTGAAGGCTTTCTCACAACATTGAAAG GGTTGGATTATAAACTTCAAGTAGGAATTGGACATTTCTATCATATTTTCTATGAGGGTTGTTTGACAAACTTTGAAATTGGGGAAGATGGAGAAGAAGCATCTGAGCTTTACCCTGAGGTGAATTACACACGCATGGACGAATACCTGAAAATTTATGTGTAA